The DNA window CTGTCCACTGACGACCGCGTTTCCGGTGCTGTTGGTCCAAGGGATAACGTCACCCTTGCTCACGTAGTTCTTTGCCATGTTCCTGTCCTCGATTCGTGCGAGGCCCGAAGACCGCGCTTGTTTGGAATGGGGCTTGCTGCCTTATGCGCCCGGGTTCTTGTTGATTCCGCGGAATCCGATCGCCGCGACGCCGTAGCGGTGAACAACCTTCCAGGACAGGCCATCCGTTCGGAAATTCTTCTCCTGTTCCAGCGTGGGTTCCTGCACGCCGTCCAAGAATGCAACCTCGAAAACGGGCTCAATGCCGGGCGCGGCGAGCATGTACCAGGCAGTGCCCGACAGGCGGACGGAATCAATGACATCCGAGAAGATGCCGCGCACGACGTTCGGCTTGCGCTGATGCTTCTGGCTTTCATCGTTGTATTCCTGGGCGTTGATCTCGCGCGCAGTGCTGCCCAGCGAAAGCGGGCCCAGAAACAAGTCCGGAACGATGTCGAGGTAGTCATTGCCGCCGACATCCATCTGCTGGGCCATTTGCTGGCGCCCGGCATCGATCAAGGAAATCGTCGGAGCACCACCTGTTCCGGCGATGTTCCCGTGGCTGGCATGGAACAGCGGGTTGCCATCGCTCATCGTCGGGCCGTTGCCGCTGTTCAAGGCGAACAGCGCGTACACGTCCTTCTCGATCGTCCGACCTGCGGCTTGGCCCAAGGCCTGCGTCGGGGTCGTGAAAGCGCCGAGGTCATCATTGACCAACACTTCCGGGGTGATCTGCAGGATGCGACCACGGCGCTTGCCTTGGATGGTTTCCTTGGCGCCGTCCGACAAAACGCCATTCTCGTACTCACCGGCTTCGTTCACCGGCTTCAAGTCCGAGAACGAACCCATGTGGTAGCGGTTGTGGGGCCGGTAATCCGACAGCGTGCCCGTCGCGCAGAAGCGACGCCAGGTGAACGGCTGCGTACGGTAAGCGGCCAACAGCATCTTGTGGAGGGTGTTCTCCAGCAAGATCGGGAAGTCGCTGGTGGTTTGGGCTGCCAAGACCTGGGCGGCGATCTGGTCGCGCGTCATGCTGCGCGTATTGATGCCCGCGCGAATGAGGGAATCCTCGGCCAGACTGATCAACGAAGACCGCGCTGCGGGATTACCCTGGCGGGCTTCATCGGCTTCGCGACCAGAAAGATGGCCGGCGCGCGCCAGAATGCCCTGCACGGTCCGTGCCATCACGGCGTCGCGCTCATCGCGGCCCGCTTCAACGCGCGGACTGCCAGCGGCTGCAAGCGGGGAAGCGCCGTTGCCCATTCGGCCAAGCAAACGCGCCTGCGCCTGCTCGATGGTCATGCGCGGGTCGGCCAGGCAGTCCGCCTCGAGCTCCCGGATGCCGGGAATGTCATGGAACCCGGCAAACACGCCACGAAGGGCGGTGTTACGGGATTGGAGCGAAGCGATCACGTCCTCGGTGCCGGTTGTCGCCGGGGACTGAGAAACGGGGGCTGCAGTGGCTTGCGCAGGCGGAGTGGCAGGAGCCGGCGCGCCATTGTTGCCCGCCTGCGCCAGGATCAGATGGCACTTTTGTTTCATG is part of the Pseudoxanthomonas indica genome and encodes:
- a CDS encoding ClpP-like prohead protease/major capsid protein fusion protein, whose translation is MKRSTLSICILGAIFALDNIDLDTVAPEARGKSVLALSTNDAGEAELLIYGPIGDYFWGDGVTAASVVEKLAAINASTINVRVNSDGGVVTDGLAIYNALTQHRATVNVTVDGIAASIASLIVMAGATRRMHANTMMMLHGPQSGAWGFAGDLRDRADVLDTYAASMQTNYAARAADPASISAMLNDRKDHWFTAAEAVAAGLADQVIAAEQAATSDAVAAAALLSYVQAITSTPAPLAQTLRHRIQTTTTPSAFASLREGHQRAIYAHLEESTMKQKCHLILAQAGNNGAPAPATPPAQATAAPVSQSPATTGTEDVIASLQSRNTALRGVFAGFHDIPGIRELEADCLADPRMTIEQAQARLLGRMGNGASPLAAAGSPRVEAGRDERDAVMARTVQGILARAGHLSGREADEARQGNPAARSSLISLAEDSLIRAGINTRSMTRDQIAAQVLAAQTTSDFPILLENTLHKMLLAAYRTQPFTWRRFCATGTLSDYRPHNRYHMGSFSDLKPVNEAGEYENGVLSDGAKETIQGKRRGRILQITPEVLVNDDLGAFTTPTQALGQAAGRTIEKDVYALFALNSGNGPTMSDGNPLFHASHGNIAGTGGAPTISLIDAGRQQMAQQMDVGGNDYLDIVPDLFLGPLSLGSTAREINAQEYNDESQKHQRKPNVVRGIFSDVIDSVRLSGTAWYMLAAPGIEPVFEVAFLDGVQEPTLEQEKNFRTDGLSWKVVHRYGVAAIGFRGINKNPGA